In a genomic window of Zingiber officinale cultivar Zhangliang chromosome 9B, Zo_v1.1, whole genome shotgun sequence:
- the LOC122022435 gene encoding protein FLOWERING LOCUS T-like isoform X2, with translation MSRDPLVVGNIVGDVLDPFVRSASLVVLYNNKELTNGSELKPSVVANQPWVEVKGHNSNRAYYTLVMVDPDSPSPSNPTKREYLHWMVTDIPETSNATYGNEIVAYEGPWPTAGIHRFVFVMFRQSIRQTIYAPGWRQNFSTRDFAAVYNLGEPVAAMFFNCQRENGCGGRR, from the exons ATGTCGAGAGATCCGCTTGTAGTTGGCAACATTGTCGGTGACGTGCTGGATCCGTTTGTCCGGTCTGCTTCGCTCGTAGTGCTCTACAACAACAAAGAGCTGACCAATGGGTCCGAGCTCAAGCCTTCAGTTGTGGCTAACCAGCCCTGGGTTGAGGTCAAGGGACATAATTCCAACAGAGCTTATTACACTCTT GTGATGGTAGATCCTGATTCACCAAGCCCCAGCAATCCAACCAAGAGGGAGTACCTTCATTG GATGGTGACTGACATCCCAGAAACATCCAATGCAACTTATG GAAATGAGATTGTAGCCTACGAGGGACCCTGGCCGACTGCTGGCATCCATCGGTTTGTGTTTGTGATGTTCCGGCAGTCTATTAGGCAAACTATTTACGCACCGGGATGGAGGCAAAACTTCAGCACCAGAGACTTCGCAGCAGTCTACAACCTCGGTGAGCCAGTCGCCGCAATGTTCTTCAATTGCCAAAGGGAGAATGGATGTGGTGGGAGAAGGTAA
- the LOC122023795 gene encoding double-stranded RNA-binding protein 8-like isoform X2 has protein sequence MDFEGVMLTEDTDKINDRTIEKSSDNAKGVQSCYVFKSRLQEYAQKVGIPTPVYQTLKEGPSHEPVFKSTVIVKDVRYDSLPGFFNRKAAEQSAAEIALSEIHKSGLMTENMPTVHETGLCKNLLQEYAQKMNYAIPSYICTKSSSGATPFICTVEIGGIQYIGAAARTKKEAEIKAARTALLAIQSQSKAGIDGACQYTVLPGKRKVKELKAETEVMKKIKSKKSSFRKKWSKKKFPRSKDCHFTESHKDEPQRQQDEPGTVMSEDTPAIPTSEVHIQEMANHDS, from the exons GGGTACAAAGTTGCTATGTTTTCAAGAGTCGTTTGCAAGAGTATGCACAAAAAGTAGGTATTCCTACACCTGTTTATCAGACTCTCAAGGAAGGCCCTTCGCATGAACCTGTCTTCAAGTCAACTGTTATTGTTAAAGATGTTAGATATGATTCTCTTCCTGGTTTTTTCAACCGCAAAGCTGCAGAACAGTCTGCTGCTGAGATTGCATTATCGGAGATTCACAAGTCAGGCCTCATGACAGAAAACATGCCCACAGTT CATGAGACTGGCCTCTGCAAAAATCTGCTCCAGGAGTATGCTCAGAAAATGAACTATGCAATCCCATCTTATATCTGCACCAAAAGTTCCTCTGGAGCAACACCATTTATATGTACTGTTGAGATAGGAGGAATTCAATATATAGGAGCTGCAGCTAGAACAAAAAAGGAAGCTGAGATAAAAGCTGCGAGAACTGCTCTTTTGGCTATACAAA GTCAGTCTAAGGCAGGTATTGATGGTGCTTGCCAGTACACTGTGCTTCCTGGCAAACGGAAAGTTAAGGAACTAAAGGCGGAAACTGAAGTAATGAAGAAGATCAAATCTAAGAAGTCTAGTTTCAGGAAGAAATGGTCCAAAAAGAAGTTCCCTCGAAGCAAAGATTGTCATTTTACCGAGTCTCACAAAGATGAACCTCAGAGACAGCAAGATGAACCTGGAACAGTGATGTCAGAAGACACCCCAGCTATTCCCACTAGTGAGGTGCACATTCAGGAGATGGCTAATCATGATTCTTGA
- the LOC122022434 gene encoding uncharacterized protein LOC122022434 yields the protein MGMMSIASPPPAACSPSHRRAHKAFLLSNYLLLGAASSCVFLTLSLRLIPSACGLLLVLLHALTIAAAVSGCAAAGGPSARWYGAHMVATVLAAILQGAVAVLVFTRTTNFLVDGLKSYVREEDGVVILRMVGALCVLIFCMEWVVMAMAFVLRYYAYTDQGGNCTMSSSTAKTHQQEGTSTWQP from the coding sequence ATGGGAATGATGTCGATCGCATCCCCGCCGCCGGCCGCCTGTTCCCCGTCGCACCGCCGCGCGCACAAGGCCTTCCTCCTCTCCAACTACCTCCTTCTCGGCGCCGCCTCCAGCTGCGTCTTCCTCACCCTCTCCCTGCGCCTCATCCCCTCCGCCTGCGGCCTCCTCCTCGTGCTCCTCCACGCCCTCACCATCGCTGCGGCCGTGTCCGGGTGCGCAGCCGCCGGGGGCCCCTCCGCGCGCTGGTACGGCGCACACATGGTCGCCACCGTGCTGGCAGCCATCCTCCAGGGAGCGGTGGCGGTGCTCGTGTTCACCCGGACCACCAACTTCCTGGTGGACGGCCTGAAGTCGTACGTGCGGGAGGAGGACGGTGTGGTGATTCTGAGGATGGTGGGAGCCCTGTGCGTGCTCATATTCTGCATGGAGTGGGTGGTCATGGCGATGGCCTTCGTGCTGAGGTACTACGCCTATACGGACCAAGGAGGCAACTGCACAATGAGCAGCAGCACTGCCAAAACGCATCAGCAGGAAGGCACTAGCACTTGGCAGCCTTGA
- the LOC122022435 gene encoding protein FLOWERING LOCUS T-like isoform X1, translated as MSRDPLVVGNIVGDVLDPFVRSASLVVLYNNKELTNGSELKPSVVANQPWVEVKGHNSNRAYYTLVMVDPDSPSPSNPTKREYLHWMVTDIPETSNATYGNEIVAYEGPWPTAGIHRFVFVMFRQSIRQTIYAPGWRQNFSTRDFAAVYNLGEPVAAMFFNCQRENGCGGRRYQAISRWMQ; from the exons ATGTCGAGAGATCCGCTTGTAGTTGGCAACATTGTCGGTGACGTGCTGGATCCGTTTGTCCGGTCTGCTTCGCTCGTAGTGCTCTACAACAACAAAGAGCTGACCAATGGGTCCGAGCTCAAGCCTTCAGTTGTGGCTAACCAGCCCTGGGTTGAGGTCAAGGGACATAATTCCAACAGAGCTTATTACACTCTT GTGATGGTAGATCCTGATTCACCAAGCCCCAGCAATCCAACCAAGAGGGAGTACCTTCATTG GATGGTGACTGACATCCCAGAAACATCCAATGCAACTTATG GAAATGAGATTGTAGCCTACGAGGGACCCTGGCCGACTGCTGGCATCCATCGGTTTGTGTTTGTGATGTTCCGGCAGTCTATTAGGCAAACTATTTACGCACCGGGATGGAGGCAAAACTTCAGCACCAGAGACTTCGCAGCAGTCTACAACCTCGGTGAGCCAGTCGCCGCAATGTTCTTCAATTGCCAAAGGGAGAATGGATGTGGTGGGAGAAG GTACCAAGCAATTAGTAGATGGATGCAGTGA